From Rhinolophus sinicus isolate RSC01 linkage group LG15, ASM3656204v1, whole genome shotgun sequence, the proteins below share one genomic window:
- the SP6 gene encoding transcription factor Sp6, translating into MLTAVCGSLGSQHTDAPHASPPRLDLQPLQTYQGHTSPEAGDYPSPLQPGELQSLPLGPEVDFSQGYELPGSSSRVTCEDLESDSPLAPGPFSKLLQPDMSHHYESWFRPTHPGTEDGSWWDLHPGTSWMDLPHTQGALTSPGHPGALQAGLGGYVGDHQLCAPPPHPHPHHLLSAAGGQHLLGPPDGAKALEAAAPESQGLDSSLDGATRPKGSRRSVPRSSGQTVCRCPNCLEAERLGAPCGPDGGKKKHLHNCHIPGCGKAYAKTSHLKAHLRWHSGDRPFVCNWLFCGKRFTRSDELQRHLQTHTGTKKFPCAVCSRVFMRSDHLAKHMKTHEGAKEEAAGAATGEGKAGGAVEPPGGKGKREVEGSAAPSN; encoded by the coding sequence ATGCTAACCGCTGTCTGCGGCTCTCTGGGCAGCCAGCACACGGACGCCCCTCACGCCTCCCCGCCGCGTCTCGACCTGCAGCCTCTCCAAACATACCAGGGCCACACGAGCCCGGAGGCCGGGGACTACCCCTCCCCGCTGCAGCCTGGAGAGCTGCAGAGCCTCCCGCTGGGCCCCGAGGTGGACTTCTCACAGGGCTATGAGCTGCCGGGGTCTTCCTCTCGGGTAACCTGTGAGGACCTGGAAAGCGACAGTCCCTTGGCCCCGGGACCCTTTTCCAAGCTCCTGCAGCCGGACATGTCACACCATTATGAATCGTGGTTCCGGCCGACTCACCCAGGTACAGAGGATGGCTCGTGGTGGGACCTTCATCCGGGCACCAGCTGGATGGACCTCCCCCACACTCAGGGCGCGCTGACCTCACCTGGCCACCCGGGGGCGCTTCAGGCTGGTTTGGGAGGCTACGTCGGAGACCACCAGCTTTGTGCCCCGCCACCCCACCCACACCCGCACCACCTCCTCTCAGCTGCCGGAGGGCAGCACCTCCTGGGGCCTCCCGACGGGGCAAAGGCCTTGGAAGCTGCCGCCCCAGAGTCCCAGGGGCTGGATTCCAGTCTGGACGGGGCAACCCGGCCCAAAGGCTCCCGGCGGTCAGTGCCCCGCAGCTCAGGCCAGACCGTGTGCCGCTGCCCCAACTGCCTAGAGGCGGAACGACTGGGGGCTCCGTGCGGGCCCGATGGGGGCAAGAAGAAGCATTTGCACAATTGCCACATCCCCGGCTGCGGGAAAGCCTACGCCAAGACGTCGCACCTGAAGGCGCACCTGCGCTGGCACAGCGGCGACCGTCCCTTCGTGTGCAACTGGCTCTTCTGTGGCAAGCGCTTCACGCGCTCAGATGAGCTGCAGCGCCACCTCCAGACCCACACAGGCACCAAGAAGTTTCCCTGTGCGGTCTGCAGCCGGGTCTTCATGCGCAGCGACCACCTGGCCAAACACATGAAAACCCACGAGGGCGCCAAAGAAGAGGCTGCTGGGGCGGCCACAGGAGAGGGCAAGGCCGGTGGAGCGGTGGAGCCCCCCGGGGGCAAAGGCAAACGGGAGGTTGAGGGCAGTGCAGCTCCCTCCAATTGA